ATCTGGTATCGCGATCAATATGCTCAGAAAAAGAGGATATCAAATGTTTTAAATGCCGCTTTCTTCTAAAGAAAGCTTTTTTTGTGCTTTCTGCTCATTCATCATGTTGAATACTGCTCTCTCCAATTGGGAATAATGATTCGGAGGAGAGGTGAATGATGTTGAATATGATCAGACGTTTGCTGATGACCTGTTTATTTCTGCTTGCATTTGGCACGACATATTTATCAGTGTCAGGAATCGAAGCGAAGGACTTGTCAAAATGGGTGCAGGAACATCAAAAAAAGCACTTGAAGCATGCTGGACTGACATTAAAAGCATTGCAGCAGAAAAAAACACAAACGATATCCGCGGCCAAGGATCAAACAAAACCGTTAGAAGAAGCTTTTGATTGGGACGAGTATCCGGTTCAAAAAGTAACAGCAACAGGCTACACAGCAGGAGCTGAATCGACGGGAAAAAAACCCGGCGATCCATTATATGGGCTTACATATTCAGGTGTAAAAGTGAAACGGGATTTATACTCCACGGTTGCCGCTGATCCGTCCGTTTTCCCGATCGGCACGATTTTATTCATTCCGAATTACGGTCTTGGAGTTGTGGCAGACACAGGATCTGCTATTAAGGGAAACCGCCTTGATCTGTACTTTGAAACCGTCAAAGATGTGTACAATGAATGGGGCAAAAAAACCCTTGATGTATATGTGATTAAAAAGGGAACGGGAAAGGTCACCGAGGATGAGCTCGAGAAGCTTAATGAAACAAAATCTTTGCAAGTGTTCAGGAATCAATATAAAACTGTGAAAGAATAAAACGCTCCAGCTGCCGCTGGAGCGTTTTTCATATGAACAAGTAAGCGAGTATCAATGTAAGTAAGATACCTGTTAAACCTCCGAAAAAGACCTCGATCGGCTGGTGTCCGAGAAGTTCCTTCAGCTTTTTTTGCTTTTCTTTTTCTTCAGCCTTCGGGAAGTCCTTTGCTTCATTTACGAAGCGGTTAAAATCAATGACAAGCTTATTGATGACTGTTGCCTGTTCACCGGCGTGGCGTCTGACGCCAGTTGCGTCAAACATGGTAATGACGGCGAAAATGGCAGAAACCGCAAAGAGGGAGGAGTCTAATCCATGCTCCAAGGCTACGCCTGTAGAAAGCGCAGTGACCGCTGCCGAGTGTGAGCTCGGCATGCCGCCTGTGCTTGTGACCAGCGACCAGTCTAGTTTTCTGGATGCGATAAACTGTATGGGCACTTTGATGACCTGAGCAAAAATAATCGCGGCCAGACTTGATAATAAAGGGAAGTTTGTTAAAAGTTCCATTGGCGACATCCTTTCTATTTGAAAAAATCCTTCGTATTTCAAAAGAAAAAAACAAGTCTTAGACTGTTGTTTGATAAAATAAGTGTAATGGAAAGAATGTTTTTCCTATTATACCATTGTTCATAACAAATACCCATTACGTTAGGAGTGTAAGCATATGTTTTATGCGATTCAGCCATTAGAGCATACGGATACCCTTGTGGTTGGGCTTTTTCAAAAAAGCCAGCTGTCAGGAAAAGCGCTGGAAATTGATGAAATGCTGGAGGGCCATCTGACACAGCTTTTGAAAGATGGTGATGTCTCTTCTAAACCAAATCAAGTATCAAAAGTATACCCTCCATCTTCTGCGGGTATGAAACGGATTTATTTCGTTGGTTTGGGAAGAGAAGCCAATTATTCATTTGAACAGGCGAAGGAATGTTTTGCCCATGTTTTTCAAGCGATTCATAAAGACCGAAAACAAGAAGCTTCTGTCCTGCTTGACACTTTTATTTCGGAAGACGTGCCTGCCGCGGATGCCGCTCATGCTTTAGCTGAGAGCTGCCTGCTTGCTTCCTATGAGGTGCAGGATTATAAGCACAAATCAAATGAGCCGGACAAACAAATGGAAGCCGTGTACGCCGTCACAGATGAAGATACACAGGAAGTGCAGGCGGGGCTTCGCGTCGGCCAGGCATACGGCCAAGGGGCAAATTCGGCTAGAACCCTAGTGAATATGCCCGGAAACATGCTGACAGCGACTGACCTTGCTTCATATGCGGAAGAGCTTGCGGCGAAATATGATTTTGAGTGTGAGATATTGGAGAAATCAGAGATGGAAGAGCTCGGCATGGGCGGAATACTTGCGGTAAACCAAGGCTCGGCCGAACCGCCGAAGATGATTGTTTTGAAGTATCAGGGCAAAACGGAATGGGAGAATGTCGTCGGACTTGTCGGAAAAGGAATTACCTTTGACACAGGCGGCTACTCCATTAAAACGAAATCTGGAATTGTCGGCATGAAATCTGATATGGGAGGAGCAGCTGCGGTTCTTGGCGCAATGGAAACGATCGGAGAGCTTCGTCCCGAGCAAAACGTGTTGGCTGTCATTCCTTCAACCGATAATATGGTCTCAGGCAGCGCGATGAAGCCTGATGATGTGATCGTATCATTAAGCGGAAAAACAATTGAAATCCTCAATACGGATGCTGAAGGAAGGCTTGTGCTTGCAGATGGCATTACATACGCGAAACAGCATGGGGCGTCAGTTCTTGTTGATGTAGCTACGCTGACCGGCGGCGTTGTTGTGGCATTAGGGAGAGAAACGACCGGCGCTATGACAAATGATCAAAGCTTTTATCGGCAGGTAGCTGATGCTGCGGAAGAATGCGGCGAGGCGATCTGGCAGCTGCCGATAACAGAGAAGGATAAAAAGCGAGTGAAGAGCAGCCAAATGGCCGATCTCAGCAATTCGCCGGGACGCGAAGGACATGCGATTATGGCAGGG
The Bacillus vallismortis genome window above contains:
- the spsC gene encoding stationary phase survival protein SpsC; this translates as MMLNMIRRLLMTCLFLLAFGTTYLSVSGIEAKDLSKWVQEHQKKHLKHAGLTLKALQQKKTQTISAAKDQTKPLEEAFDWDEYPVQKVTATGYTAGAESTGKKPGDPLYGLTYSGVKVKRDLYSTVAADPSVFPIGTILFIPNYGLGVVADTGSAIKGNRLDLYFETVKDVYNEWGKKTLDVYVIKKGTGKVTEDELEKLNETKSLQVFRNQYKTVKE
- a CDS encoding divergent PAP2 family protein; this translates as MELLTNFPLLSSLAAIIFAQVIKVPIQFIASRKLDWSLVTSTGGMPSSHSAAVTALSTGVALEHGLDSSLFAVSAIFAVITMFDATGVRRHAGEQATVINKLVIDFNRFVNEAKDFPKAEEKEKQKKLKELLGHQPIEVFFGGLTGILLTLILAYLFI
- a CDS encoding leucyl aminopeptidase — translated: MFYAIQPLEHTDTLVVGLFQKSQLSGKALEIDEMLEGHLTQLLKDGDVSSKPNQVSKVYPPSSAGMKRIYFVGLGREANYSFEQAKECFAHVFQAIHKDRKQEASVLLDTFISEDVPAADAAHALAESCLLASYEVQDYKHKSNEPDKQMEAVYAVTDEDTQEVQAGLRVGQAYGQGANSARTLVNMPGNMLTATDLASYAEELAAKYDFECEILEKSEMEELGMGGILAVNQGSAEPPKMIVLKYQGKTEWENVVGLVGKGITFDTGGYSIKTKSGIVGMKSDMGGAAAVLGAMETIGELRPEQNVLAVIPSTDNMVSGSAMKPDDVIVSLSGKTIEILNTDAEGRLVLADGITYAKQHGASVLVDVATLTGGVVVALGRETTGAMTNDQSFYRQVADAAEECGEAIWQLPITEKDKKRVKSSQMADLSNSPGREGHAIMAGTFLGEFAEATPWVHLDIAGTATSNKASCFGPSGATGVMARTLATLAERFTSEEEKSE